One segment of Tenrec ecaudatus isolate mTenEca1 chromosome 1, mTenEca1.hap1, whole genome shotgun sequence DNA contains the following:
- the RIMS3 gene encoding regulating synaptic membrane exocytosis protein 3, producing MFNGEPAPASAAGTSRSVVRSSSISSEICGAQQAGGGAGTTTAKKRRSSLGAKMVAIVGLTQWSKSTLQLPQPEGTTKKLRSNIRRSTETGIAVEMRSRVTRQGSRESTDGSTNSNSSDGTFIFPTTRLGAESQFSDFLDGLGPAQIVGRQTLATPPMGDVHIAMMDQRGQLEVEVIEARGLTPKPGSKSLPATYIKAYLLENGACLAKKKTKVAKKTRDPLYQQALLFDEGPQGKVLQVIVWGDYGRMDHKCFMGMAQIMLDELDLRAAVTGWYKLFPTSSVADSTLGSLTRRLSQSSLESATSPSCS from the exons ATGTTTAACGGGGAGCCGGCTCCGGCCTCTGCTGCTGGCACCTCCAGGAGCGTGGTGCGAAGCTCCAGCATCAGCAGCGAGATCTGCGGAGCCCAGCAGGCTGGGGGCGGAGCTGGGACCACCACGGCCAAGAAGCGGCGCAGCAGCCTCGGTGCCAAGATGGTGGCCATCGTGGGCCTGACCCAGTGGAGCAAGAGCACGCTCCAGCTCCCCCAGCCCG AAGGGACCACCAAGAAGCTGCGCAGCAACATCCGGCGAAGCACAGAGACGGGCATCGCGGTGGAGATGCGGAGCCGGGTCACGCGCCAGGGCAGCCGGGAGTCCACGGACGGGAGCACCAACAGCAACAGCTCGGACGGCAC GTTCATTTTCCCCACCACACGGCTTGGGGCCGAGAGCCAGTTCAGTGACTTCCTGGATGGGCTGGGGCCAGCCCAGATTGTGGGGCGACAGACGCTGGCCACGCCACCCATGG GGGACGTGCACATTGCTATGATGGACCAGAGAGGCCAGCTGGAGGTAGAAGTGATTGAGGCTCGAGGCCTGACCCCCAAACCAGGTTCTAAGTCTCTCCCAG CCACCTATATCAAGGCTTACCTGCTTGAGAACGGGGCCTGCTTGGCCAAGAAGAAGACAAAGGTGGCCAAGAAGACCCGCGATCCCCTGTACCAGCAGGCTCTGCTCTTTGACGAGGGACCCCAGGGTAAGGTGCTGCAG GTGATTGTCTGGGGTGACTATGGCCGAATGGACCACAAGTGCTTCATGGGCATGGCCCAGATCATGCTGGATGAGCTAGACCTGAGGGCTGCGGTCACTGGCTGGTATAAACTcttccccacctcctcagtggccgACTCCACGCTCGGATCCCTGACCAGGCGGCTGTCCCAGTCCTCCCTGGAGAGTGCCACCAGCCCCTCGTGCTCCTAA